DNA sequence from the Desmodus rotundus isolate HL8 chromosome 4, HLdesRot8A.1, whole genome shotgun sequence genome:
TCAGTGCAATACCCTTGGCACTTGGTCCTAGTCATTCGTGGGTTTATCATATTAGCTTTGGTCTCTTTGGTGTCTTATTTTCAGTAACGATGGTCATGAAATTGGGAGTAAATTTTTTGGTTTCTGAGATAGAACGACTGTGCTTTTTATACTTAATGCGAGCTCTAATTTGAATTCAAAATATCAAACATAATATATCCTAAAAATAAgatgtgaataaaataaaataaaaaataaagtgagggtCAGAAGTCAAAGTACTATTTCAAGTCACGgataaaaattatacatgagAGTGCTTTATAAAGtacaaagtgacttttaaaatcgTAAATAGCCAAGCTAATATTGGATATCATGCATTATCTGAAGTAATGTATatattcaccagggcagaagTTTTAGGAGGAAAGACAAtggaccagaggggaagtgggaggcagCAAAGCTAGAGATGGCAAGTTGGAAGCTTCCTCAAGAACGTGCCCTCTACAGAGAAGTGGTCTCAGGCTGGTCGCTGGTCCCCGCATCAGAGCTGTTTGCTCAGGCCAGCAAAGCTTGAACTCTCCTTCGCTGGCAGCTTTTCAAATTCCGGCTCTTCCAGCCACCATCAGAGTGTTTTCCTATAACCCCCACTCCAGAGGGTAAActtgtttctatttcttcatttcccatattTTCACCTAGATCCTTAATTCTACATTAACTGCAGTAGAACCATTCATTCCGTTTTATTCATAGAAATGGTGTCTTCAACGCATGAAAGTATAAGAGCCTTTACTTAAGAAGCAGTTTGCAAGTGAAACGGGACTCTCCCGGGTTCCGGACGGTGCCGGTGAGTTAGAGACGCATCACTAGGCGGGTTCCCGGCTGAGCAGCCGGAGCTGCAGCAGCCCAGGTTTCCGAGGAGCCACTGCCCCCTTGCGTCTGAGAGCCAGCGCAGAATTACTCCACGGCGGGGAAGAACTTCTGGCAACAGTCTGTGAAAGGTTATTGGTGGGCTATTTCTGGCTCTTAGATTTGTTGGTTCAAATAAGACTTCCTTTCATCTCatggctttttaaattataacttttCTTCCCACCGATTTCCAAAAAGGCCTATTTTAATTGTCAAAAATGTATAGTCCTTGAAGAAAAATGTGTGTAcagttatttaattttgttaatgtctTGATGTATTTCCtccctatttttttctccatataaGGAAAACTAATTTTACTTGGGGTCAGAAAAAAAAGCCACAAGAACTATGAAATctaattttatcataaatgtcaTGTAAACATGATCTCCACAATAGAAAAATTAACTTTTGAATTTTCGAGAGTACTAAGAAAGAGAGTTGCCTTTTTCtcttaagaaatataaaacataaagggTAACACTTTAGAGTTTAGAACCTCATAAAATTTGCCTGTGATTTCAATTCTGTGGATTAAGAATACTGTATGTAGTGAATGCAACTGTTAAACACATTAAATTGAATATCTCAGTTtcaagatggaaaaataaaacttcctgcTCTAAAGATGGCCTGGGGGCATTAGGACATCGGGCAGGCTAACTGATACACTTACACCTTGACCTgtgtgctcagtgggttgggcaacATGCTGCAAAGTGgtaggtctccagtttgattcctggtcagggaacatttcactccctcttttttccctcctttcctctctctaaaaataaataaataaaatctttaagtgaTGTACTTATTGTCAACTGCTTTCAAATGTGACTAGTCCTATTTCTAAATGTTGTGTAAATATGTTGATTTCCTGCCCCGAACCATGGAGAATATGGAAACAAAGATCTGGGTATTATAGGAGGAGCTCAAAATGAGTTGTTTCTTTCTTCAAgttccttttcttctgtcttgTTTGTTGTCTGCGTCATCTAGATGTGTAtttaatacaatataaatatgGACGTGTGGGGTCGCAGAGGGTCTGTGGACAAGGGCCTCAATAGGCTGGAAGGAAGTTTCACGCAGCATTAGCTGCTTTAtctgattggttattttctttggaaagctAGTGACTGAAAGGGTATTTCAGTGCTGGCCCGGATCTGATCCTGATTGGGGGTTTGGGGAGCAACAGGTGAAAGGAGTTCTCAATTTTTGATCCTCAAAATCACCTTAACTCTACGTGAAAAAAGTTTCATAGACCACCTACTTCTgaatatcactttttaaaaatggatatggacattttaccattttcaacacagaaaaataaaacttcctacTGTAAAGATGACCTGTGGGAATTATATAATTTGGTCATTTAAATGATCAAGTTATTGGCAATTGCAAATGGACATTATTATATATGCATTCAAAATAATGCTATATAAGCTTAAACAACTTGACCCCAcaaaaatctatttaattttCAACTGTTAATTATACCTTAAAATCTCTGATCTCTATTATTACACATTTCTGTTTGTTACTGTAATTAGTCAGTGCCCTATTTTTGTGCTGTATTTTATtaatccatttttattctttgaaatataTGAGATTCAAATCTGTCATGGTAGAAAATATATATCCTATATATTTCGTGGGATTTACTTTAGACCAGTCTATGGAGGTGTCTTGAAGGGTCCAAAGAGATCTACTTCGCTAGCCTTTTATAAATGTAGTGACAGAGGGTGCTCTGTTCCAGGGCACGTGAGGGCAGAGAAGAAGATGGGGCCCCCTCGACAGGCAGCTCAGCAGAGCTGAGGCTGCGCAAAGCTGATCAGGGCCACAGGCACCTGTGTCAGGTTTACAGCCTTCGTTGTTCCAAGTGGTGGTTTCTCTCACCGTCTCAGCTGAGCCCTCCACTCTGGTAGAGACTGTGAGAAAGAATGCCTCACACTGCAAAGAAATTTGGCAGCTGTGCCCACTCAAGCTCTCTACCATCTTTGCCTGTTTCTAAAGGGGGATGAAGGAAATTACAAAGCTGCAACCTAAAGCCAAGCCAGTGATTAGTGGTAACTATCATCTTGATTGTTACCAATCAGACCAGAGAGGTCATGTCATTTTGGGGAAGTCTCGACCCAATTGTCCCTCACTCCGCTCATTCATCTGTAGAATGATGTTTGACTAGTTATATCCAAGTCTGCCCCAATTCAGTCACTAGGAGTCTGCATGTATGTTACCCCtgggcacacacacagaagggTGCCTGGTCTAgccaagactaaaaaaaaaaaaaaaaagaatgaatgtgtcaaaataattttataccttaaaaaaaaaatcaaaccatagTGCTTCCATAAAAGCAGATGTTATTCAACAACTATTTCAATAGAGGACGCTGTAGATCCCTTTATTTCAAGGCTCCTGACCTGGATAAGCCATGTCCACAGCCCAGTGAGGAAGAAGTTCAACCTGGAGGCTAAGATGGGCAAGACTTTcactttttatgtttatatacttctgtgtgttttttaattttcctaaaagCATATCCTACTTTATAGAACTTTTAGGCCAAAAATAACCACAGGAACCTggaaccaatacaaaataatattgaaagtaaactgtaattgaaaaatgaaaataaagaagtaacTACAGAACATTAATTTGGCACATTTATGTTATACAACTTCTCACTCCATTGCTTCTATTCCTTGTAAGAACAGAGGACTGGGAATTTGGAGACCAGGCTTCTAGTCCAGGCTACTTCAAATGTGTAATATAACCTTGTGCAAGTTGGTTTgcttctgtgggcctcagtttctttctaaGGAGGGTGCTTGAAATAATAGTAGCTACTATCTCTGTGGTGTCTATGTctcaagcactgtgctaagcggTGTCCTTGCAATAGCTCCATAAATTGAGCATTATCCCCATTTccaaaggagaaaactgaagtacAAGTAGGTGTTGGGATCAGAATTTGAACTCGGGTTTAGATGACCCCCAAAAGCCACATTCCTTCCACTGCACACTCTCCCAGACATCTCTTAAGCCATGTCTCATGGTTTCCTGGTGCTATATACAGTATAACATACTTAAACCCCGGACTTGACTAAAAATTCCTCAACCTGGAACACAATATTATGCCAAATTATTCTCTGGTCACATTTATTCTCTATGTTGTGTCAAATTCTAAAACAGGGTGTCTCCACGTTAACACTACTGACGTTTTATTAGAATTCTTCGCAGCTGTCCCGGGCACTGCAGGATGTTCGGCGGCAGTGGTGGCCTCTAACCACTAGATGTCAGCAGCATCTACCCTCCAGGTGTGACACCAAAAGTGCCTCCAAACACTCTGCCTACTGTCCCCTGGGGGAAGTCCCCCTGgggttaagaaccactgctctaaaagGAGGACAAAGCCAAAGCCTGAGTTAACCCAGAAGGAAAACTGTACTGAAAGAAGTTACCGAATCTAGTAAATATTTTCCTTGCATAATTTTTTGACATGACCAGCTTGGGTGGCTAAAGTCAGCTCCATCTATTTCACAGTTATTCCCCATGTGTGAATAACTGTACTAGTTACATATTACTATCCAAGATTCAGGGAAATGGTGAACTAGAATAAACCTTGGCTGTCAACAGTGACTCCACTTCTCCCACAGGGAAATTCACCTTTGCCTGACAGGTGAAGAGCCACCCAGAGGCTGCTGAGTGAGAATGGATATTCACCAGAGAACAGCAGTAACTGAATACAGCTGATTTTATTCCAACTAAACAAAGCAATGCATAAGTCATCTGAGCAACTAGCTCAGctcaagaaataagaattttttgttttgttttgttttttgcttttattatcagATCCTGCACAAGGCTGTCTTCCACACCTCCTCTCAGAAAATGTAGGTTAACAAGTCTCATgcaaagaaacacaggaaaagagaaaaaggggaaatgaaaTTCATCTAGTGTGCAGTGAAGGTGGTTTCTCCAACTTCTCTTCCGTAAACTGCTCCATCAGCACGGTCCATCTCGGATTATTTTAATATTACGACCATCTTCCCTGCAAATTGGACAACCATAAAGACACATTTATCACCTACCATACTGACACCGTCCCCGTATTTGTATTAAAAAGACTCATGCCACTGTACATTACATTCCTTCTTGGGTGATGTTTATGTAATCATTTTTGCAgctaaatgaagaaaacaatgaggGTGACAGCCCCAACTCTGCCATTTTTTCCTCTAACCGTAGGGCACAGGGCACTAACCCCAAAGAATCACTCTGAGAAGACCCAGGTAGCTCTCTGAAAATGAAAGTCAGAGAATGGGCCCCTGAAATACATACCTGGAGGACGAGTCACCAGTCACTTGGCCAGGTGTGTCATATGAAAGGCACCAGGTGTAATGCATTTACTACTCAGCATTCTCTGGGTAGAGTTATTCAGATCTATTTCccaactactgtattttgccgtgaatactgcacacccatgttttaaTACTGTCCATGTATAACGCACATCCTTATCTTTCCCTCACAAATTTGGGCAAGAAAGTGCGCATTACACGTGGCAAAATACGTAACGCCGTAGGGTATGCAAGTCACTGGCACGTGCCCTCTGaatttcaaagaacatttaaTATTCCACAGAGTTTAACTATTAACATATCCTTAACTTTGGAAAGTCACCCATCCATGGAAAGTAACAGAACTTGATTATCTGGTCTACAGTTGCACACGTCACTCTCCAACTTCAACCTGGAAAATGCACTGAAGGAGTCCGTGTATTTTTGAACATCAGTCTGAAAACAGAACCACTTACGTCATGTGTGAATCTTATATCCAAGAAAAGAGCCACTACTTCTTAAGGAATCAAAATTCAAGAAAGACTAAAGAAAGTGTGGCtattctgtcctggctggtgtggcttagtggacaagtgccagcctacgaaccaaaaggttgctggtttgatccctggtcagggcacatgcctgggttgcaggccaggtccccagtagggggcgcatgagagacaaccacacactgatgtttctctccctctctttttcattcccttctgctctctctgaaataaataaatttacctGATTTTCATGCACAGAGTGCACTCGTTGGGATAAGTGGACATGTCGCTTCCACATACAGGGTTAAAGTCTCTGGGACATCCTGGCAATCTATACTGATAACAGTTTggctagaaaagaaaaaggaagacaaaaattagAGAACAACTTGAAACACCCTCATCACAAAATAGTTGAGGGCGGACAAATCCCCAAGTGTCCTTAGATTTCCTAGAAACacgatagaaaaatatttatttcccccacacacacacaaaatgatttttttattgcaGAAATCAGGCGCATTGCTTCAATACCTACTACGTAATAAAAGGTTTTCTGAGGAAGGTTCGTTCTGCTGATTTTCACATGAAAGCCGAAGGCATGCCGCCATGTCTACTTTATTATCCTCTAGCTTCATAATTTGCACTTCCTACTATCTCTATGTGGATGTTCTATTACGTTCAACCTTAACCCCTTGGCATAATGCCAAGACACACTTGGGAACCTAATTTTTTAGTTTGGACTTTTGAAGATACTGGCATTTAACCACCAGCACTAAAGAAAGCAGCAGGTTCAGAACTGGACCTTAGGAGTTGCTATGGGTTTAATTGTTTCTGCCCCCAAAAGATACATTAACGtcttaacccccagtacctcagaacgtgaccttatttggaaatagggtctttatgTAGCAATCAAGTTCAAATGAGGTTATAGAGTGGGCCCCAAACCagtatgactgatgtccttataaaaagggaaaaattggacaCAAAGTGACTCACTAAGGGAAGGATCATGTGAAGACAGAACACCATTTTTACAAGCAAAGGGATGTCCAAGGCCACTGGAAGCTAGGAGAGGCACGGAACcgattctccctcacagcccttagaaggagccaaccctgccaacaccttgattttggacttctagcctccagaactgtgaggcaatCAATTTCTGTTGCTAAATCACCCCAGTTTGTGGTATTCTGTCATGGCAGCCCGAAGAAACTGATATGGGGTCATGAACTCAAGTGTCTGATTTGATGGAATTGAGGCCA
Encoded proteins:
- the SPINK2 gene encoding serine protease inhibitor Kazal-type 2; amino-acid sequence: MALLGVSLLLLFLAGELAASKSSRFGQPSEYRTPNCYQYRLPGCPRDFNPVCGSDMSTYPNECTLCMKIREDGRNIKIIRDGPC